A region of Photobacterium sanguinicancri DNA encodes the following proteins:
- the recO gene encoding DNA repair protein RecO: MEGLQRCFVLHSRPYSETSLILDVFSEDYGRLTLLAKGARRKRSNLKGALQPFTPLFMKWTGRGTMPILTQAEPISISLPMRGYILYSALYVNELIARVLETNTPYPVLFLDYLNVLRELAQADNPEPALRRFELALLNHLGYGIDFLHCAGSGLSVEDGMTYNYREQRGFIASMMTNQLTFTGNQLKAISARHFTSPDQLRAAKRFTRIALKPYLGGKPLKSRELFIPRSRSTGK; this comes from the coding sequence ATGGAAGGGCTACAACGGTGTTTTGTCCTTCACTCTCGTCCTTACAGTGAGACGAGCCTGATCCTTGATGTTTTTAGCGAGGATTACGGCCGTCTTACTTTATTGGCGAAAGGTGCACGGCGTAAACGCTCCAACCTCAAAGGCGCACTTCAGCCTTTTACTCCGTTATTTATGAAATGGACGGGGCGCGGCACCATGCCCATTTTGACCCAAGCTGAGCCCATCTCTATCAGCCTGCCTATGCGCGGCTACATCCTATATTCAGCGCTTTATGTTAATGAACTTATCGCTCGTGTACTGGAAACAAATACCCCCTATCCAGTGTTGTTTCTGGATTACCTGAATGTGCTACGTGAATTGGCACAAGCGGATAACCCAGAACCTGCATTACGACGTTTTGAATTAGCCCTATTAAATCACCTTGGTTACGGTATCGATTTTCTGCACTGTGCGGGGAGTGGTTTATCTGTTGAGGACGGTATGACCTATAACTACCGTGAGCAGCGAGGCTTTATTGCGTCAATGATGACCAATCAATTGACGTTTACAGGGAATCAACTCAAAGCGATTTCTGCACGTCACTTTACCAGCCCAGATCAGCTTCGGGCGGCAAAACGCTTTACACGTATTGCCTTAAAACCTTATCTTGGCGGGAAACCATTAAAAAGTAGGGAACTGTTTATCCCTCGATCAAGGAGTACCGGAAAATGA
- the pdxJ gene encoding pyridoxine 5'-phosphate synthase — MNNILLGVNIDHVATLRNARGTRYPDPVHAAEVAERAGADGITIHLREDRRHINDRDVRILRETIQTRMNLEMAVTDEMVDIALKTQPEFVCLVPEKREELTTEGGLDVAGQLDKIKAATAKLTAAGIKVSLFIDADRTQIDASLACGAPYIELHTGHYADAKTEEEQQAELKRIAAAASYADGLGIKVNAGHGLTYHNVKPLAALPEIYELNIGHSIMGRAMFDGLNKAVADMRAIMQEARK; from the coding sequence ATGAACAATATACTACTCGGCGTCAATATCGATCATGTGGCAACTCTGCGTAACGCGCGTGGCACACGTTACCCTGATCCTGTGCATGCTGCGGAAGTCGCTGAGCGTGCAGGTGCTGATGGTATTACGATTCACCTTCGTGAAGATCGTCGTCATATTAATGATCGTGATGTCCGTATTTTGCGTGAGACCATTCAAACACGTATGAACCTTGAAATGGCCGTAACCGATGAGATGGTTGATATTGCGCTTAAGACCCAACCTGAATTCGTTTGTTTAGTACCTGAAAAACGCGAAGAATTGACCACTGAAGGTGGTTTAGATGTGGCTGGTCAGCTGGACAAAATCAAAGCAGCAACAGCGAAACTGACGGCTGCGGGTATTAAAGTCTCGCTATTTATTGATGCTGATCGTACCCAAATTGATGCCTCGCTTGCGTGTGGTGCGCCGTATATTGAGCTTCACACTGGCCACTATGCCGATGCAAAAACAGAAGAAGAGCAGCAAGCTGAACTTAAACGTATTGCTGCTGCTGCAAGTTATGCTGATGGTTTAGGCATTAAAGTGAATGCAGGCCATGGTTTGACATACCACAACGTAAAACCGTTAGCAGCACTGCCTGAAATTTACGAGTTGAACATTGGTCATTCAATTATGGGACGAGCAATGTTTGATGGCTTAAATAAAGCCGTTGCGGATATGCGCGCTATCATGCAAGAAGCGCGTAAGTAA
- the acpS gene encoding holo-ACP synthase, translated as MAILGLGTDIAEIERVEKVLTRRTGEAFAERVLVPSELAAFHALKLKGRYLAKRFAVKEAASKALGTGIACGVSFQDFTVTNDDLGKPVLTLSGKAAELAAAMGVNHVHLTIADERRYAVATVILES; from the coding sequence ATGGCTATCCTTGGCTTAGGGACGGACATCGCGGAAATAGAGCGGGTCGAAAAAGTATTAACTCGTCGTACGGGTGAGGCTTTTGCTGAACGTGTTCTAGTGCCGTCAGAGCTGGCTGCGTTTCATGCACTAAAGCTTAAAGGACGTTACTTAGCTAAGCGCTTTGCGGTGAAAGAAGCGGCTTCTAAAGCATTGGGGACTGGTATTGCGTGTGGTGTTAGCTTCCAAGACTTCACGGTGACCAATGATGATTTGGGTAAACCTGTCTTAACCTTATCGGGCAAGGCGGCGGAATTAGCCGCGGCAATGGGCGTAAATCATGTTCATTTGACGATTGCGGATGAAAGGCGATACGCCGTTGCTACAGTGATCCTAGAAAGCTAA
- the barA gene encoding two-component sensor histidine kinase BarA — MTKYGLRARVFTLTLAPTLIIGLLLSAFFTMSRYQDLEHQLVSTGASIIEPLAISTEFGMTKDNREAVRRLIGYAHRKHSQIIRSIAVFDANNELFVTSNFHRNFEALMYPDDEPIPLLLDTRLNENSMILRAPIISEGQFGQLSGIEGQERTLGYIALELDLSSLRLQQYQEVFTALMVLLLGLTLSCLFAYRLMQDVTRPISHMVSVVDRIRRGHLDVRIEGQLLGELDTLKNGINAMAISLAEYHIEMQQSIDQATSDLRETLEQLEIQNVELDIAKKRAQEAARVKSEFLANMSHELRTPLNGVIGFTRQMLKTRLSSSQQDYLQTIEKSANNLLTIINDILDFSKLEAGKLLLENIPFDFTESLDEVMRLLAPNAHEKGLELTLKIDNRIPAGLIGDPLRIQQVLTNLIGNAVKFTERGNIDVSVELKADKEENVELQFIVRDTGIGISERQQAQLFQAFSQADASISRRYGGTGLGLVITQKLVTQMGGEISLTSRLHQGSTFWFSLRLMKTDLPVSQPIDTEALIGKKLLLIEPNMQAASVTQQRLINAGLQVTYRSTMPEDIEPHQFALLSLSPGEQPPIATLLDNVFKAEQVADKVIVSLPATELALSERLLAAGVSACLGKPLAQRKLFEALAGSNDLLLEPEAILLSEPTQTILPLTVMAVDDNPANLKLISALLSERVETVITATGGRKAVEYAHQKAFDLVFMDIQMPEMDGVTACEEIHKTELNHHTPVIAVTAHAMAGERERLIKAGMDDYLTKPIEEHILQQILSKWTHPDDQSTDNEVEDAIFTPIEKQQEEASQYDNSISWDWTLALKQAAGKEDLAKDMLQMLLDYMPEVEMLVNEALDGKEIELWPSIHKLHGSCAYSGVPRLKSLCHTIETQLKANAKQDDIEPELLELIDEMNNVVKASKEYRH, encoded by the coding sequence ATGACCAAATATGGACTTCGTGCCAGGGTCTTCACCCTGACATTAGCACCAACGCTGATTATCGGCCTGTTATTAAGCGCTTTTTTCACTATGAGCCGCTATCAGGACCTTGAACATCAACTTGTCTCTACCGGCGCAAGCATTATTGAGCCGCTGGCCATTTCAACCGAATTTGGTATGACCAAAGATAACCGAGAAGCCGTACGTCGGTTAATTGGCTACGCCCATCGAAAACACTCTCAAATTATACGCAGTATTGCGGTATTCGATGCCAACAACGAATTGTTTGTTACCTCAAACTTTCATCGTAATTTCGAAGCCTTGATGTACCCAGACGATGAGCCGATCCCGTTACTCTTAGATACACGCCTCAATGAAAATTCGATGATATTGCGAGCACCAATCATCAGCGAAGGTCAGTTTGGTCAGCTATCAGGTATCGAAGGCCAAGAACGCACGCTGGGCTATATTGCGTTAGAACTCGATTTAAGCAGCCTGCGCTTACAGCAATACCAAGAAGTATTTACCGCTTTAATGGTGCTATTACTTGGGCTGACATTGTCTTGTTTGTTTGCATATCGATTGATGCAAGATGTCACCCGCCCTATATCACATATGGTAAGCGTAGTTGACCGTATCCGCCGTGGTCACTTGGATGTGCGTATCGAAGGGCAACTATTGGGTGAACTCGATACCTTGAAAAACGGTATCAATGCCATGGCTATTTCACTGGCGGAATACCATATCGAAATGCAGCAAAGCATCGATCAGGCCACCTCAGATCTACGTGAAACGCTTGAACAGCTAGAGATTCAGAACGTTGAGCTCGATATTGCGAAAAAACGCGCTCAAGAAGCGGCACGAGTGAAGTCGGAATTTTTGGCCAACATGTCGCATGAGCTGCGTACACCACTTAATGGTGTCATTGGTTTTACCCGCCAAATGCTTAAAACCCGTTTAAGTTCGAGCCAGCAAGATTACTTACAGACCATTGAAAAATCGGCTAATAATCTACTCACGATCATCAATGACATTCTCGATTTCTCGAAACTTGAAGCTGGTAAGTTGTTGCTTGAAAATATTCCGTTCGATTTTACCGAATCACTTGATGAGGTCATGCGTCTACTGGCACCAAACGCCCACGAAAAAGGGCTAGAGCTGACGTTAAAGATCGACAATCGTATTCCTGCGGGATTAATTGGTGACCCACTGCGTATTCAGCAAGTACTGACGAACCTCATTGGTAACGCAGTAAAATTCACCGAGCGCGGTAACATTGATGTCTCGGTGGAACTCAAAGCTGATAAAGAAGAAAACGTCGAACTGCAATTCATTGTTCGTGATACCGGTATTGGCATTTCTGAGCGCCAGCAAGCTCAGCTATTCCAAGCATTTAGCCAAGCCGATGCCAGTATTTCACGCCGCTATGGTGGTACGGGATTAGGTCTAGTTATCACTCAAAAACTGGTCACCCAAATGGGTGGTGAAATCAGCTTAACCAGCCGCTTGCACCAAGGGTCGACGTTCTGGTTCAGCTTACGTCTAATGAAAACTGATTTGCCAGTTTCACAGCCAATAGACACTGAAGCTCTGATCGGTAAAAAACTCCTGCTGATCGAGCCAAACATGCAGGCAGCGTCCGTAACGCAGCAACGCTTGATTAATGCTGGCCTGCAAGTCACCTATCGCTCGACTATGCCTGAAGATATCGAGCCGCATCAGTTTGCCCTGTTAAGCCTCTCTCCGGGTGAACAACCTCCGATTGCGACTCTGCTTGATAATGTGTTCAAAGCCGAGCAGGTGGCAGACAAAGTTATTGTGAGCTTACCTGCTACAGAGTTGGCACTCTCAGAGCGCTTACTGGCAGCGGGCGTATCAGCTTGTCTCGGTAAACCATTAGCACAGCGTAAATTGTTTGAGGCGCTCGCAGGCAGCAATGATTTATTGCTAGAGCCAGAAGCCATATTACTGTCTGAGCCAACGCAAACCATTTTGCCATTAACTGTCATGGCCGTTGATGATAATCCTGCCAACCTTAAACTGATTTCAGCCCTATTGAGTGAGCGTGTAGAAACAGTTATAACCGCAACCGGTGGCCGTAAGGCGGTGGAATATGCCCACCAGAAAGCCTTTGATTTAGTATTTATGGATATTCAAATGCCTGAAATGGACGGGGTTACCGCCTGTGAGGAGATCCATAAGACTGAACTAAACCACCATACGCCAGTGATTGCTGTAACAGCACATGCGATGGCTGGTGAGCGGGAACGTCTTATCAAGGCTGGTATGGATGACTACCTCACCAAACCTATTGAAGAACATATCTTGCAGCAAATATTGTCAAAATGGACTCATCCAGACGATCAATCAACAGACAATGAGGTTGAAGACGCAATCTTCACACCGATCGAAAAACAGCAGGAAGAAGCCTCGCAGTATGACAACAGTATCAGCTGGGATTGGACCTTAGCCTTAAAGCAAGCAGCAGGCAAAGAGGATCTCGCCAAAGACATGTTACAAATGCTGCTCGATTACATGCCGGAAGTCGAAATGTTGGTAAATGAAGCACTCGACGGCAAAGAGATTGAGCTATGGCCGTCAATTCACAAATTGCATGGTAGCTGTGCATACAGCGGAGTACCGCGCTTGAAATCCTTGTGCCATACCATTGAAACTCAGCTAAAAGCCAATGCGAAACAAGATGATATTGAGCCTGAACTATTAGAGCTTATCGATGAAATGAATAATGTGGTTAAAGCATCAAAAGAGTATCGTCACTAA
- the rlmD gene encoding 23S rRNA (uracil(1939)-C(5))-methyltransferase RlmD has product MARFFKPQKRKITDTKHKEITISRLDHVGAGVGHLNKKPVFVDGLLPGEKAVVQFTEDKKQYARATVIKRLTDNAERIKPHCPIYDQCGGCNLQHLSHSAQVVAKQQSLGELMTKFAGAEVEIQQAKPIVAQDFEYRRCARFAVKLSAKGQLAFGFRKKQSKDIVDVAHCPILAASLNELLPSLRTLLMGLKGRKNLGHVELVEADNGRVVLIRHLKPFSDSDMSQINAFADKNDITLYLAPESDELNHVRGDKPHYGLDGVELTFSPKDFIQVNANVNKQMVAQAVEWLDVQPEDRVLDLFCGLGNFSLPLAKRAKSLVGVEGVDEMVHRATYNAEKNGIDNATFYQANLEEDVTLLSWAKEPFNKILLDPARAGAAGVMQHVIALKPQRVVYVSCNPATLARDSQALLQQGYQLERLGMLDMFPQTGHLESMALFVKTVR; this is encoded by the coding sequence ATGGCACGCTTTTTTAAGCCTCAAAAACGAAAAATTACCGACACTAAGCACAAGGAAATCACGATAAGTCGCTTAGACCATGTAGGCGCTGGAGTGGGCCACCTGAATAAAAAACCGGTATTTGTTGACGGTTTATTACCAGGCGAAAAAGCGGTTGTTCAGTTTACTGAAGACAAAAAACAGTACGCACGTGCGACTGTGATCAAGCGTCTAACCGATAATGCCGAGCGTATTAAACCGCATTGTCCAATCTATGACCAGTGCGGTGGCTGTAACTTACAACATTTATCCCATTCAGCTCAGGTAGTTGCCAAGCAGCAATCCTTGGGTGAGCTGATGACAAAGTTTGCGGGAGCTGAGGTCGAGATCCAGCAAGCAAAACCAATTGTCGCACAAGATTTTGAATATCGCCGTTGTGCACGTTTCGCGGTAAAGCTCAGTGCCAAAGGGCAACTTGCGTTTGGTTTCCGTAAAAAGCAAAGCAAAGATATTGTCGATGTCGCACATTGCCCAATCTTAGCGGCATCATTGAATGAACTTTTACCGTCATTACGTACTCTGTTAATGGGGTTAAAGGGACGAAAAAACCTTGGGCACGTTGAGCTGGTGGAAGCCGATAATGGCCGTGTTGTGTTGATCCGCCATTTAAAGCCGTTTTCTGACAGCGATATGTCACAAATTAATGCGTTTGCTGATAAAAATGACATCACGTTATATCTAGCGCCTGAGAGTGATGAGCTCAATCATGTGCGTGGTGATAAACCACACTATGGCTTGGACGGGGTTGAACTGACGTTTTCACCAAAAGATTTTATTCAGGTGAATGCGAATGTGAACAAACAGATGGTTGCTCAAGCGGTTGAATGGTTAGATGTGCAGCCAGAAGATCGGGTGCTTGACCTATTTTGTGGTTTAGGTAATTTCAGTTTACCACTGGCAAAACGTGCAAAATCACTGGTTGGTGTTGAAGGTGTCGATGAAATGGTTCATCGTGCTACTTATAACGCCGAAAAAAATGGTATCGATAACGCAACCTTCTATCAGGCTAACTTGGAAGAAGACGTGACTTTGTTATCATGGGCAAAAGAACCCTTTAATAAAATATTACTCGACCCTGCGCGCGCGGGCGCAGCAGGTGTTATGCAGCACGTTATAGCACTTAAACCACAGCGTGTGGTGTATGTGTCATGTAACCCTGCCACGTTGGCGCGTGATAGTCAGGCACTGCTGCAACAAGGTTATCAGTTGGAGCGTCTTGGTATGTTGGATATGTTCCCACAGACAGGACACTTAGAATCAATGGCGCTATTCGTAAAAACGGTTCGCTAA
- the relA gene encoding GTP diphosphokinase, with amino-acid sequence MVAVRGAHLKENDTFELSAWVDSLQQDAKISKRLKSTYQRCIDITSTEDSAALLLWRGREMVEILVMLSMDAETLVAALLCPLVEAGVYDLEQVKEDYNTAIMQLVAGVDQMAAIRQLSATTEGAAQSAQVDNIRRMLLSMVDDFRCVVIKLAERICNLREVKDEPDEVRRAAAKECANIYAPLANRLGIGQLKWEIEDYAFRYKHPDTYKKIAKQLSERRIVREQYIEHFVTDLADSMVSCNINAEVQGRPKHIYSIWRKMQKKNLDFDELFDVRAVRIIADQLQDCYAALGVVHTKYRHLPKEFDDYVANPKPNGYQSIHTVVLGPEGKTIEIQIRTKQMHEESELGVAAHWKYKEGGAAGGNKSSYDEKIEWLRKLLVWQEEMSDSGEMLDELRSQVFDDRVYAFTPKGDVVDLPLNATPLDFAYHIHSEVGHRCIGAKVEGRIVPFTYNLQMGDQVEIITQKEPNPSRDWLNPNLGFVTSSRARAKVHAWFRKQARDKNLIAGREMLEADLHKLGATMKDAELYALKRFNAKNLDELFVGVGSGDLRINQVVNHINTLVNKPTAEEEDKQLLDKLTEASEKSSTSTQKPQRDAVVVEGVDNLMTHLARCCQPIPGDDITGFVTQGRGISVHRSDCEQLDELRHHAPERLIQTVWGGGFVGNYNITVRVIASERNGLIKELTNTLANEKTKVSGMKSRIDYKKQMSIMDFELELTDLEVLSKVLKRLEQVKDVAEAKRLY; translated from the coding sequence ATGGTCGCAGTTCGCGGTGCGCATTTAAAGGAAAACGATACATTTGAGCTTTCAGCATGGGTTGATAGTTTGCAGCAAGACGCCAAGATATCGAAGCGTCTAAAAAGCACCTATCAGCGGTGTATCGACATAACATCAACGGAAGATTCAGCAGCATTGTTGCTGTGGCGTGGCCGCGAAATGGTTGAGATCCTCGTGATGCTCAGCATGGATGCAGAAACCTTGGTCGCAGCTTTGCTGTGCCCATTGGTTGAAGCGGGTGTCTACGACTTAGAACAAGTCAAAGAAGACTACAACACTGCAATCATGCAGCTGGTGGCGGGGGTTGACCAAATGGCAGCTATCCGCCAGCTTAGTGCAACCACTGAAGGGGCGGCGCAATCAGCACAGGTAGATAATATTCGCCGTATGCTGCTATCGATGGTGGATGACTTCCGCTGCGTGGTCATTAAACTTGCTGAGCGTATTTGTAACCTACGTGAAGTGAAAGATGAGCCTGATGAGGTACGCCGCGCTGCTGCGAAAGAGTGTGCCAATATTTACGCACCGCTGGCTAACCGTTTGGGTATTGGTCAGTTGAAGTGGGAAATAGAAGATTACGCTTTCCGCTACAAACACCCTGATACTTATAAGAAAATTGCGAAGCAACTGTCGGAGCGCAGGATTGTACGTGAGCAATACATCGAGCACTTTGTCACTGATTTAGCTGACTCTATGGTGAGCTGTAATATCAATGCCGAAGTGCAAGGTCGTCCTAAACACATCTATAGCATCTGGCGTAAGATGCAGAAAAAGAACCTTGATTTTGACGAACTTTTCGATGTGCGTGCAGTACGTATTATTGCCGACCAGCTGCAAGACTGTTATGCCGCGTTAGGGGTTGTACATACTAAATACCGTCATCTGCCAAAAGAGTTTGATGACTATGTCGCTAATCCTAAACCGAACGGTTACCAGTCTATCCACACGGTAGTGTTGGGGCCTGAAGGTAAAACCATCGAAATTCAAATCCGCACCAAGCAGATGCATGAAGAGTCGGAATTGGGTGTCGCAGCACACTGGAAATACAAAGAGGGTGGCGCGGCAGGTGGTAATAAATCATCTTACGATGAGAAAATTGAATGGCTTCGTAAGCTGCTTGTGTGGCAAGAGGAAATGTCAGACTCTGGCGAAATGCTGGATGAATTACGCAGCCAAGTCTTCGATGATCGCGTGTATGCCTTTACCCCAAAAGGGGATGTGGTTGATTTGCCTTTGAATGCGACGCCGCTTGATTTTGCATATCATATCCACTCTGAAGTGGGTCACCGTTGCATTGGTGCTAAGGTGGAAGGGCGTATCGTTCCATTCACCTACAACTTACAAATGGGTGATCAAGTTGAAATTATCACCCAAAAAGAGCCTAACCCATCACGCGATTGGTTAAACCCGAACTTAGGTTTTGTTACCTCTAGCCGTGCGCGTGCCAAAGTACATGCTTGGTTTAGAAAACAAGCACGTGATAAGAACTTGATCGCAGGGCGTGAAATGTTGGAGGCCGACTTACATAAGTTAGGCGCCACCATGAAAGACGCAGAACTTTATGCGTTGAAACGCTTTAATGCCAAAAACCTCGATGAGTTGTTTGTCGGCGTCGGCAGTGGTGATTTGCGTATTAATCAAGTGGTTAATCATATTAACACCTTGGTGAATAAACCCACCGCAGAAGAAGAAGACAAGCAACTGCTTGATAAGCTGACGGAAGCCAGTGAAAAGAGCAGCACCAGCACCCAAAAACCACAACGAGATGCGGTTGTGGTGGAAGGGGTGGATAACCTGATGACCCACCTAGCGCGTTGTTGCCAGCCGATCCCAGGTGATGACATCACGGGGTTTGTGACTCAAGGACGGGGTATTTCGGTTCACAGGAGTGATTGTGAACAACTGGACGAGTTACGTCATCATGCACCAGAGCGTTTGATTCAAACGGTGTGGGGCGGTGGTTTCGTTGGTAACTACAACATTACAGTGCGTGTGATTGCCTCTGAACGAAATGGCTTGATCAAAGAACTCACGAATACCTTAGCCAATGAGAAAACCAAAGTCTCTGGCATGAAGAGCCGTATCGACTATAAGAAACAAATGTCGATCATGGATTTTGAGCTAGAGCTAACGGATTTAGAAGTGCTCAGTAAGGTACTTAAGCGCCTAGAGCAAGTGAAAGACGTCGCCGAAGCGAAGCGTTTGTACTAA
- the mazG gene encoding nucleoside triphosphate pyrophosphohydrolase — MEKMTPAAMTQLLEIMATLRDPQQGCPWDIKQTFDSIVPHTIEEAYEVADAIHQQDWPEVKAELGDLLFQVVFYSQMAKEQGLFDFDDVVAGLNEKLTRRHPHVFSEKEFADDAEINANWEAEKAKEREQKADDLSVLANIPLALPALSRADKIQRRCAKHGFDWDTLGPVVDKVKEEIDEVLEEVIQVEPDQAKIAEEMGDLLFATVNFSRHLKVNPEQALQLANKKFERRFRQVEECVLEQGLHLEDCSLEKLDGIWDLVKQQEKSNC; from the coding sequence ATGGAAAAAATGACTCCAGCAGCAATGACACAACTACTTGAAATTATGGCGACGTTACGCGACCCGCAACAAGGTTGTCCGTGGGATATCAAACAGACGTTTGACTCGATAGTGCCGCATACTATTGAAGAAGCCTACGAAGTAGCTGATGCTATTCATCAGCAAGACTGGCCTGAAGTAAAAGCTGAATTAGGGGATTTACTGTTCCAAGTGGTGTTTTACAGTCAAATGGCGAAAGAGCAGGGTTTATTTGATTTTGATGATGTAGTCGCAGGACTAAATGAGAAACTAACGCGCCGCCATCCTCATGTTTTTAGTGAAAAAGAATTTGCTGACGATGCGGAAATTAATGCTAATTGGGAAGCAGAGAAAGCCAAAGAGCGCGAACAAAAAGCAGATGACTTGAGTGTATTGGCAAATATTCCACTTGCGTTACCTGCATTGAGCCGTGCTGATAAGATTCAACGTCGTTGTGCCAAGCACGGTTTTGACTGGGATACGCTAGGCCCTGTGGTCGATAAGGTCAAAGAGGAAATTGATGAAGTTCTAGAAGAAGTCATCCAAGTTGAACCAGATCAAGCCAAAATCGCGGAAGAAATGGGGGATTTACTGTTTGCTACAGTTAACTTTAGTCGCCACTTAAAGGTCAACCCAGAGCAAGCTTTACAGTTGGCGAATAAAAAATTTGAGCGTCGATTTCGCCAAGTGGAAGAATGTGTGCTAGAACAAGGTTTGCACCTTGAAGACTGCTCGCTGGAAAAACTGGATGGCATCTGGGATCTTGTAAAGCAACAAGAAAAGTCGAATTGCTAA
- a CDS encoding CTP synthase, giving the protein MTTNYIFVTGGVVSSLGKGIAAASLAAILEARGLKVTMMKLDPYINVDPGTMSPIQHGEVFVTEDGAETDLDLGHYERFIRTKMTKRNNFTAGRVYADVLRKERRGDYLGATIQVIPHITNAIKERVIAGAEGHDVAIVEVGGTVGDIESLPFMEAIRQLAVQHGRENTMFMHLTLVPYLAAAGEVKTKPTQHSVKELLSIGIQPDILVCRSDRMIPANERAKIALFCNVPEKAVISMKDVDSIYKIPQLIKAQGLDDLVCQRFGITAPEANLAEWEQVIYEEANPTAEVVIGMVGKYIELPDAYKSVNEALKHAGLKNRLSVKIKYIDSQDVESKGVEVLEGLDAILVPGGFGNRGVEGKIQTAQYARENKIPYLGICLGMQVALIEFARNVAGLADAHSTEFNAETKNPVVGLITEWVDGEGNVEERTDKSDLGGTMRLGSQLCHLADGSKARELYNSPTVHERHRHRYEVNNNLLPTLEKAGLKVSGLSADKKLVEIIEFPNHPWFVAAQFHPEFTSTPRDGHPLFEGFVKAAGINQRGELNQ; this is encoded by the coding sequence ATGACAACGAATTACATTTTTGTTACGGGCGGGGTTGTTTCCTCTCTAGGTAAAGGTATTGCTGCTGCATCTCTAGCGGCTATTCTAGAAGCACGTGGTCTTAAAGTGACTATGATGAAACTAGACCCTTACATCAACGTTGACCCAGGCACAATGAGCCCAATTCAGCACGGTGAGGTATTCGTTACGGAAGACGGTGCAGAGACCGACCTTGATCTTGGTCACTACGAGCGTTTCATTCGTACTAAGATGACCAAGCGTAATAACTTTACAGCGGGCCGCGTGTACGCGGACGTACTTCGTAAAGAGCGTCGTGGTGATTACCTAGGCGCAACCATCCAGGTTATTCCACACATCACTAACGCGATCAAAGAACGCGTTATTGCAGGTGCTGAAGGCCACGATGTTGCTATCGTAGAAGTGGGTGGTACTGTTGGTGATATCGAGTCACTACCATTTATGGAAGCGATTCGTCAGCTAGCGGTTCAGCATGGTCGTGAGAACACTATGTTCATGCACTTAACACTAGTGCCATACCTTGCAGCAGCAGGCGAAGTGAAAACTAAGCCAACGCAGCACTCTGTAAAAGAACTACTTTCTATCGGTATTCAGCCTGACATCCTTGTATGTCGTTCTGACCGTATGATTCCAGCTAACGAGCGTGCGAAAATTGCATTGTTCTGTAACGTTCCTGAAAAAGCTGTAATCTCAATGAAAGACGTAGATTCAATCTACAAGATCCCTCAACTGATTAAGGCTCAAGGTCTAGATGACCTAGTATGTCAACGTTTCGGCATCACAGCGCCAGAAGCAAACCTTGCAGAGTGGGAACAAGTCATTTACGAAGAAGCAAACCCTACCGCTGAAGTTGTTATCGGTATGGTTGGTAAGTACATTGAACTACCAGATGCTTACAAATCAGTAAATGAAGCATTAAAACATGCTGGTTTGAAAAACCGTCTTTCTGTGAAGATCAAATACATTGACTCACAAGATGTAGAATCAAAAGGCGTTGAAGTTCTAGAAGGTCTAGATGCAATCCTAGTACCTGGTGGCTTCGGTAATCGTGGTGTTGAAGGTAAAATTCAGACAGCACAATACGCTCGTGAAAACAAAATTCCGTACTTAGGCATTTGTCTGGGTATGCAAGTGGCACTGATCGAATTCGCACGTAATGTTGCGGGTCTGGCTGATGCGCATTCAACTGAATTTAACGCAGAAACTAAGAACCCAGTAGTTGGTTTGATTACTGAGTGGGTTGATGGCGAAGGAAATGTTGAAGAACGTACAGATAAATCAGATCTAGGCGGCACAATGCGCCTTGGTTCTCAGCTATGTCACCTAGCGGACGGTTCAAAAGCACGTGAGCTATACAACAGCCCAACAGTGCACGAACGTCACCGTCACCGCTATGAAGTAAACAACAACCTACTTCCTACACTAGAGAAAGCAGGTTTGAAAGTTTCTGGTCTGTCTGCAGATAAGAAACTGGTAGAGATTATCGAGTTCCCTAACCACCCATGGTTTGTGGCAGCTCAGTTCCACCCTGAGTTCACATCAACGCCTCGTGATGGTCACCCATTATTTGAAGGTTTTGTAAAAGCGGCAGGTATTAACCAACGCGGTGAACTTAATCAGTAA